The Halomonas elongata DSM 2581 DNA segment GGCGATGCCGTTGGGCTTGTAGAGTTCGGTGGTCAGTACCTTGGGTTCGGCCATGCCGTCTTCCCAGTAGTAGACCGCCGTGTCCAGTTGTAGCTCGCGGCGCTGCCCTTCATAGTCGATATGGGCGCCATAACCCGGATCGGTGAAGATCAGGCCTCCGCTCTCCAGGGCGACGACATCGTTGGGCGCATTGAGTGGCTTGTCATCGTAGCGTTCCGCCAGCACGCTCATGCTGCCGTCCCATTCGTAGCGTACGACGCGCGCGGGAGAATGTTCGCAGGCGATCAGGCGGCCCCGGTTGTCGAAGGTGTGGCCGTTCGAGTGGCCGACCTTGTGTCGCAGCACCGAGACCTCACCGGTCGTTTCGTCCCAGCGCATCTGCCGGGCCCGGGGGATGTCGCTGAAGACGGCATAACGACCCACGGCGTTCCAGGCCGGCCCTTCGAGCCACAGGCCGCCGGTCCACTGGCGTTCCAGGGGCGTGTTGAACAGCATGTAACGCTCGAATCGCTCGTCGATGACCTGCCAGGTGCTGTCAGGGTAACGCGATGGCGCCGTGTTGCCGGCCAGCAGGTTCGGCGCAGCGGCGGCTGCCCCGAGGGCCACGGAGGCGGTGAGAAACTGGCGTCGTTCCAGTGTCATGCGTGAGTTCCTTGTCGTTGTTGGACAGATCGGCGGACTGGGTTGCCCGTATCTTCAGCGTATGTGGTGGCAGCCAACATGTATGTTATACATTTTGACGATATGGCGTCGTCTCACCGGCCGGCAGTCCCGTCGTCATGGGAGTCAAGGGGAAAGGAAACGGAGACAACGGATGGCGCACGGTGACTATGGTGGCGATGGCGGGATAGAGCGGCCACGGGCAAGAGTATCGACGGATGCCGGGCGTCTGGCACGCCACTATACCGGTGCCGGAGATGCGGAGGGTGCGAGTGGTGAGGCGCTGGTCGAAAGGTTGCGCCGCGCCTTCATCGACAGCGGCCGGAACCCGGATCGTCTGGCCCTCGATGACATCGCCGGCATCGATCAACTGCATCTGGGCGGACGGCGAGCCAGTCGCTCGCTGGCTCGTCTCGGCGAGTTCTCGCCGGGTGTCCGCGTGCTGGATGTGGGATGCGGGACCGGCGGAGCCAGCCGGCTACTCGCCGAGGAATACGATGCCAAGGTGATCGGGATCGATATCACCGCTTCCTTTGTCGAGATCGCCGGCTGGCTGAGCCGTGCCACGGGCCTGGCGACACGCACTCGATTCTGCTGTGCCGATGCCGCTCGAGCGCCGTTGCCGGAGGCCTGTGTGGATGTCGTCTGGTGCCAGCATGCCTTGATGAACATGCCGGACACCACGGCAGTACTGGCGGAATGGCGTCGCCTGCTGGCCCCCGGAGGCAGCGTGCTGTTGCACGAGGTGGTGGCCGGCGACAATCCGGCCGCCTTGACGCTGCCGGTGCCCTGGGCCAGGGAGCGGGCGACCAGCCATCTGCAGACGCGATCGGCCCTGGAGCAGAAGCTGCAAACGGCGGGTTTCCGCCCGTGCAAGATCGCCGATGTCACCGCCGAGGCGTTGGCCTGGCGCCGCAAGCACGCGCGTCGCGAACCACAACACCAGGCCACGCCTGCGCTACCCGGGCCGGCCAGCCTCTTCGGCGACGGCTTCAGCGAGATGGGCCGCAACCTGCTCGACAACCTGGCCGACGATAGGGTGCGTATCATCGAGGGAGCCTGGTCGAGGCCGTAGGCATATCAGGCGTCGGCGGCGATTCCCCAGGCGAAGGGATCGGTCTCGTCGATGATCAGTGAGGCTTCGGCGCTGATATGGGCTCTGCCGCGCAGGTAGGGACGAATCCGTTCGCCTTCCGGTTCGTAATGGGCCACGAATTCGCTGCCGGTGATACTGGCCTGACGCCAGGACTGTCCGGGGGCCAGCTTGCCGTCGGCCGCCAGGCAGGCCAGCTTGGCGCTGGTACCGGTGCCGCAGGGCGAGCGGTCATAGGCCTTGCCGGGGCAGAGCACGAAGTTGCGGCTGTCGGCGTCAGGGTCGTCGGCGAACAGCTCGATATGGTCGATCTCCCCGCCATCCTCACCGGTGATACCCCGTGTCTCGAGCGCTTGTCGAATCGCCCAGGTGAAATCGGTCAAGGCATCGGTGTTGTCCAGTTCCAGGCGTTGGCCGTGATCGCTGACCAGGAAGAACCAGTTGCCGCCCCAGGCGATGTCGCCATGGACACGACCATGGCCGGGCACCTCCAGCGGAACCGCTCGCCGATAGCGATAGGCCGGCACATTGCGCACGGTCACGCTGCCATCCTCGTGAAGCTGCGCTTCGATGGCGCCGACCGGCGTATCGATGTGATGCAGGCCGGGCGCCAGGCGGCCATGATGGGCCAGGGAGGCCACCAGTCCGATGGTGCCGTGGCCGCACATGCCCAGATAGCCGCTGTTGTTGAAGAAGATGACGCCGCAGGTGGCTTCTGGTGTTTCCGGCTCGCAGAGCAGGGCACCGACCAGAACGTCATGCCCCCGTGGCTCCAGCATGCAGGCGGTGCGCCAGCGATCATGCTCGCCGCGCAGCCGTTCGAGCTTCTCGCGCAGGCTGCCTGCGCCGAGATCGGGAAAGCCCTCCAGCACGAGCCGCGTGGGTTCTCCGCCGGTGTGGGAATCGATCACCTGGATGCGCTTCATGCATCGTCCTCTCATTGTGTCTCGGGGTGATGGCTGGGCCTGTGATCCTGGTCGGCCATGCTTGCCAAGATAGATTATATATTTTATACATTCAACGGAACGCACTTCAGGCGAGCGATGATCATGACCCAGGCGAGCCCCGATCCAAAGGCCTCCTCACCAACCCGAGCCGCGGCGGATACCGGCCTTGACGATGCCGACATCGCGGTAGTCGGTGCCGGCGTGGTCGGCACGGCCTGTGCGCTGGAGCTGGCTCGCCAGGGCCTCCGGGTGCGGGTGCTGGACAGCGATGCACCGGGCATGGGGGCCTCCTTCGGCAATGCCGGGCATCTGGCCACCGAGCAGGTCTTCCCCATTGCCGATGCCTCGCTGTTGAAGCGTATCCCCGGGATGCTGATGGATCCACAG contains these protein-coding regions:
- a CDS encoding SMP-30/gluconolactonase/LRE family protein — its product is MTLERRQFLTASVALGAAAAAPNLLAGNTAPSRYPDSTWQVIDERFERYMLFNTPLERQWTGGLWLEGPAWNAVGRYAVFSDIPRARQMRWDETTGEVSVLRHKVGHSNGHTFDNRGRLIACEHSPARVVRYEWDGSMSVLAERYDDKPLNAPNDVVALESGGLIFTDPGYGAHIDYEGQRRELQLDTAVYYWEDGMAEPKVLTTELYKPNGIALGPDGRSLYVTDTAPSHHPDQPATITRFTLTEDGKALNNTKRLVESREEGYDGLTCDADGNLWVGTSGGEGIDGVSVFAPDGTLIGRVLLPEICANVCFTGEDRNRLLMTASQSIYTLYTAARGA
- a CDS encoding 4-hydroxyproline epimerase, which produces MKRIQVIDSHTGGEPTRLVLEGFPDLGAGSLREKLERLRGEHDRWRTACMLEPRGHDVLVGALLCEPETPEATCGVIFFNNSGYLGMCGHGTIGLVASLAHHGRLAPGLHHIDTPVGAIEAQLHEDGSVTVRNVPAYRYRRAVPLEVPGHGRVHGDIAWGGNWFFLVSDHGQRLELDNTDALTDFTWAIRQALETRGITGEDGGEIDHIELFADDPDADSRNFVLCPGKAYDRSPCGTGTSAKLACLAADGKLAPGQSWRQASITGSEFVAHYEPEGERIRPYLRGRAHISAEASLIIDETDPFAWGIAADA
- a CDS encoding class I SAM-dependent methyltransferase; translated protein: MAHGDYGGDGGIERPRARVSTDAGRLARHYTGAGDAEGASGEALVERLRRAFIDSGRNPDRLALDDIAGIDQLHLGGRRASRSLARLGEFSPGVRVLDVGCGTGGASRLLAEEYDAKVIGIDITASFVEIAGWLSRATGLATRTRFCCADAARAPLPEACVDVVWCQHALMNMPDTTAVLAEWRRLLAPGGSVLLHEVVAGDNPAALTLPVPWARERATSHLQTRSALEQKLQTAGFRPCKIADVTAEALAWRRKHARREPQHQATPALPGPASLFGDGFSEMGRNLLDNLADDRVRIIEGAWSRP